A single region of the Homo sapiens chromosome 6 genomic scaffold, GRCh38.p14 alternate locus group ALT_REF_LOCI_1 HSCHR6_MHC_APD_CTG1 genome encodes:
- the HLA-A gene encoding HLA class I histocompatibility antigen, A alpha chain isoform A*01:01:01:01 precursor (isoform A*01:01:01:01 precursor is encoded by transcript variant 2 (A*01:01:01:01)): MAVMAPRTLLLLLSGALALTQTWAGSHSMRYFFTSVSRPGRGEPRFIAVGYVDDTQFVRFDSDAASQKMEPRAPWIEQEGPEYWDQETRNMKAHSQTDRANLGTLRGYYNQSEDGSHTIQIMYGCDVGPDGRFLRGYRQDAYDGKDYIALNEDLRSWTAADMAAQITKRKWEAVHAAEQRRVYLEGRCVDGLRRYLENGKETLQRTDPPKTHMTHHPISDHEATLRCWALGFYPAEITLTWQRDGEDQTQDTELVETRPAGDGTFQKWAAVVVPSGEEQRYTCHVQHEGLPKPLTLRWELSSQPTIPIVGIIAGLVLLGAVITGAVVAAVMWRRKSSDRKGGSYTQAASSDSAQGSDVSLTACKV; encoded by the exons ATGGCCGTCATGGCGCCCCGAACCCTCCTCCTGCTACTCTCGGGGGCCCTGGCCCTGACCCAGACCTGGGCGG GCTCCCACTCCATGAGGTATTTCTTCACATCCGTGTCCCGGCCCGGCCGCGGGGAGCCCCGCTTCATCGCCGTGGGCTACGTGGACGACACGCAGTTCGTGCGGTTCGACAGCGACGCCGCGAGCCAGAAGATGGAGCCGCGGGCGCCGTGGATAGAGCAGGAGGGGCCGGAGTATTGGGACCAGGAGACACGGAATATGAAGGCCCACTCACAGACTGACCGAGCGAACCTGGGGACCCTGCGCGGCTACTACAACCAGAGCGAGGACG GTTCTCACACCATCCAGATAATGTATGGCTGCGACGTGGGGCCGGACGGGCGCTTCCTCCGCGGGTACCGGCAGGACGCCTACGACGGCAAGGATTACATCGCCCTGAACGAGGACCTGCGCTCTTGGACCGCGGCGGACATGGCAGCTCAGATCACCAAGCGCAAGTGGGAGGCGGTCCATGCGGCGGAGCAGCGGAGAGTCTACCTGGAGGGCCGGTGCGTGGACGGGCTCCGCAGATACCTGGAGAACGGGAAGGAGACGCTGCAGCGCACGG ACCCCCCCAAGACACATATGACCCACCACCCCATCTCTGACCATGAGGCCACCCTGAGGTGCTGGGCCCTGGGCTTCTACCCTGCGGAGATCACACTGACCTGGCAGCGGGATGGGGAGGACCAGACCCAGGACACGGAGCTCGTGGAGACCAGGCCTGCAGGGGATGGAACCTTCCAGAAGTGGGCGGCTGTGGTGGTGCCTTCTGGAGAGGAGCAGAGATACACCTGCCATGTGCAGCATGAGGGTCTGCCCAAGCCCCTCACCCTGAGATGGG AGCTGTCTTCCCAGCCCACCATCCCCATCGTGGGCATCATTGCTGGCCTGGTTCTCCTTGGAGCTGTGATCACTGGAGCTGTGGTCGCTGCCGTGATGTGGAGGAGGAAGAGCTCAG ATAGAAAAGGAGGGAGTTACACTCAGGCTGCAA GCAGTGACAGTGCCCAGGGCTCTGATGTGTCTCTCACAGCTTGTAAAG tgtGA